In Sciurus carolinensis chromosome 17, mSciCar1.2, whole genome shotgun sequence, one genomic interval encodes:
- the LOC124969038 gene encoding olfactory receptor 7G2-like, producing MFLDDTALAGSLIFTFHPINFIRFINNLETRNHTAVSEFLLLGLTDDPALQPLGFSLFLSMYLVTILGNLLIILAVSSDSHLHTPMYFFLSNLSFNDICLSTSMIPKMLVDLQTQNQSITYKDCISQLCFVLVFTVLENCLLAVMAYDRYVAICHPLRYTDIMNPCLCVLLTLFSLLISIVDALLHSLMVLQLSFCTELEIPHFFCELAQIIKLACFDTFIHNIIIYLAACIFVGIPLSGIIFSYVHIVSSVLKMSSSKGKHKAFSTCGSHLSVVFLFYGTAFGVYITSVFTDSPRKTAVASVMNTVVPQVLNSFIYSLRNRDMKGTLTKVIGRIIDHL from the coding sequence ATGTTCTTAGATGACACTGCTCTTGCTGGTTCATTAATTTTTACCTTTCACCCCATCAATTTCATTAGGTTTATCAACAACTTAGAAACTAGAAACCACACAGCTGtttcagaattccttctcctgGGACTGACAGATGACCCAGCCTTACAGCCCCTAGGCTTCAGCCTATttctgtccatgtacctggtcaccatcctggggaacctgctcatcatcctggctgtcagctctgactcccacctccatacacccatgtacttctttctctccAATCTTTCCTTTAATGACATCTGTTTAAGCACAAGCATGATTCCAAAGATGCTGGTGGACCTCCAGACACAGAATCAGAGCATCACTTATAAAGACTGCATCTCCCAGCTCTGTTTTGTCTTGGTTTTTACTGTCTTAGAAAATTGTCTGcttgcagtgatggcctatgaccgctatgtggccatctgccatccTCTCAGGTACACAGACATCATGAACCCCTGCCTGTGTGTACTGCTGACCTTGTTTTCCTTATTGATTAGCATTGTGGATGCCCTGCTTCACAGTCTGATGGTGCTgcagctgtccttctgcacagagctggagatcccccacttcttctgtgaacttgctcagaTTATCAAGCTGGCCTGTTTTGATACCTTTATTCACAACATCATTATATATCTGGCAGCTTGCATATTTGTTGGTATTCCTCTCTCtggaataattttttcttatgttcacattgtttcctctgttttaaaaatgtcatcatcaaaagggaagcataaagccttttccacctgtgggtctcacctgtctgttGTCTTCTTATTCTATGGGACTGCTTTCGGGGTGTACATTACCTCTGTGTTTACTGACTCCCCCAGAAAGActgcagtggcttcagtgatgAACACTGTGGTCCCTCAAGTTCTGAACtcctttatctacagcctgagaaACAGGGACATGAAGGGGACCTTGACGAAGGTCATTGGCAGGATAATAGATCATCTTTAA